The genomic DNA gtaacgagtagagaaacaaggccaaccgagtacgtatactgggttgttggttaagtgcggacgagtcagaaactagaaggtaaccaatgctgtaagacttgaattgatcgcgaagaactaagctaggtacatgaatgaatgtccttatatacctttcctagtccaatggtagattctccgttcctaccatgctacctccttctgtcctgtaatatccattccctgatagattggtagcattccctctttgtcctatctaccatattggtatattggtagaattcctccgtcgtcctttctaccgtggtcacgtgatgcttgggtgtatatcttcctcatcataatccttgttctttctgcatggtcttttgcccaatgattctgccttgactccccgcattgtcacgtgaggctgatgcagtgagatctgtaacattacctccccctctttcaggctttcgtcctcgagagCCATAAGAACTGCGGCATTCCCGTCGGTGAgtgttttgtttttctgtttttcttttcctcatGCTTCGTTTATCATGCCCAAATCAAACCCTCGTCGTGATCGTCTGGCTGATAAAATAGATAAGGaaggtttcttttctcctccttgtCTCCGTTGTTCCGAAATGAGTGCTTCCAATATGTCTTGTGAATGTAAACGAATCTCGTCAAATCGAAAATGCAATAATTGTGTGCGTTCTGGCGTCAAGTGTGAACGTGATTTTCATAATGAACGAAAATGGCAAAATTTGGAGCGTGATCGAATGAGATTAGCCGCCGACCTCGAAGATGCGGAGCGTTCAAATGATGAGGCACTGGCGCGTCTTTCCGAGACGTCTGCCAAATTGGCCCGGTTGCGGAAACATAAACGGTTTCTTGAGGCTCGAAATAAGGCTATGTTAGAGAATGACGTGGCTCTTCTTGAGGAGTTGGATTCTCAAGTTTCCTGGCCTGTTGCTGAGACCGCTTCTCTGGATGCTCAGCTTGCTGCGGTGACAGATGATCCTAGTCtgtctcagatgatgaattctccttccttttgggagaacttcgactctgctgtcgctggtggtattccttcaccaactggtggcaaccagtcaagttcgcaataggttcccatgtgttctcagaggtatcgtaccctttccatttgatcaggtaacatggtcgtccattgacttgtcggtaatccagaattcgttcaacttcatattcatcatcatcgctttcgatttcgatattttctgttggcatggcgtttttcggtgctggttccaatagcgagatgtgaaatactggatgtatgcgcttcattgatttcggtagtttcaagcggtaattcactggtcctgtttttccttcaatggtgaaaggtccaatcttctggtgatcgagcttttgacttggtcgtttcgttttgatatttctgcggagcaggaatactttctccccctcttcaaggtaggtccctctccatggtgcttgtcgtaatatatagccgctcgtaggttcatgaagtcaatgtctcttgacagttggtggtgtaagttcttcagcttttggactgtctcatttgctgcttctgatgtggactcttgtggtcgtggtttctcatatagcactgggtggtatccataattggcgtaaaatggcgttactttgagcgttgagtgctctgcattgttgtatgcaaactgtgccatgggtaggaatttaacccaatcatcttgttcataattGATGTaatgccgtaggtattgctcaatcgtttggttggttcgttcagtttgaccatttgcttgtgggtggtaggctgtggtgaggcggtgttctatacccatcaagtttgtgagtgttgtccagaattttgaagtgaacagcttgtctctgtctgatgtgatcttttgaggcattccgtggttggtaataacatgcttcaggaatatttgtgccatatctgctgcggtcatggttcctttggctggtaccaaatggatatatttggtcattcggtctgtgatgactgtaatcgagtcatatccttgtgatgtcggtaactgtgtgatgaagtcgatggtaacccattcccatggatgtgttggagcatccggggattgcatttttccgtagggttgatgtcttgctgccttatctcgaatgcaagtttcacagttcttcacatattcttgaacaacttttcgcgtgtttgggaagtagtagtttctcataatttgttcagctgttttctctgttcccaaatgtccgtggagtggagtgtcatggtgcatgctgatgatctcatttctcatgctttttggcacatagatgagattgtgcaagtacactaatccattgttatctgtggtcaatttgtcattttctgctgagttttcaatcatatcctggatcattttgtctttttgtgtttcttcaatgattttcttttccaaaggttcgtttgagatatgcatcgttgctgctaacacctggtggttgtagctgatggttccatcttcgttggttttcaatatcgctgggttgatcgttctgtccttgatctcatagtctggtcgtcgactgagtgcgtctgcttgtccattctcatttcctttgcagtggatgattttgaagtcatattgcgatagtacttcagcccatctggcctgtcttcgggtcaactctttggttgttgtgaagaaggtcaggttcttgtgatctgtcttcacaagtacagtgtgttgtgctccttccaaataaactctccaagtcttgaatgctaccactatagctagcaattctttatcatggatgtcatagttcaattccgcttgaactagttttcgtgagtggaatgcaacagctcgtggttttccatctggtcctggttgagtcattctcataccaatggcgtagtctgatgcatctgtttcaatcgtggtttccttctctgggtcgaactgcacaagtgctggtgcagatacaattctttccttggcttgttgaaacgcttgttgttgttctggtccccattgaaattcttgtccctttttcaacaatttgaacagtggcgtcatgaattgtgagtagtccttcaagaatcgtcggtagtagttcacaagtcctgtaaactgctgaacttccttggtgttcttcagttctggccaatccaagattgcttgaactttgttcttatccatctggattccctctgtagtgatccagtgtcctaagaactcagtctcctgaacatggaattcgcacttcttcaacttcaatcgtagcttcgcttcctcaagtttttgcagtactttcttgacatgctgcacatgttcttcaaaggtgctggagaagaccaagatgtcgtcaaggtagactatcacgaagatgtcaagatatactccaagtacatcataaatgaatcgttgaaatgatgctggtgcgttggtaagcccaaatggcatgaccaaatattcataatgtccatatttcgttctgatggtcgttttccattcttctcctctggcgatccgtagtcgattgtaggcgtctacAATGTCGAATTTtgtaaaccattttgctcctctgattcggtcttgcatttcatcaactcgtggtaatggatgtcgatccttgatggtgatggcgttgagtggtcgataatctgcacatagtcgtaggcttccatcctttttcggtacaaataggactccgtgccctgctggtgatgttgatggtctgatgaatcctttcgccaattgttcttcaatatattcccgtagtattcttgattctcgttctgacatcgggtaaatcttcttgcatgtcggtgtcttcccttccataaggggtatgcgatgatcgtgtggtccatggtctggtagttcaggtcgttcaggctgcttgaacaagtgctgaaactcaatatactcctgtggaatctgtggttcctgagtcgttgctgctagctccttatggtcaatccattcccatgagcctagctctgagtctgatgcttcttggttgctatcaactctttctgagcgatattcctcaatcggcgctgatctcttggatatatcctcatccatcaaatattcgcaatacttctgggtcgtgtccggtgcccatccgggtaaattcatcagccaatgtcgttctgaggccctggtggctgctaaaacaatattcgtcgctgtgtcattcgtttctctgttattcattctcaacccacctctcggttgcttcacgtatctaccaggtctcctgcctgtagatcgtggtgaggtcccggcctcccgttgactcggtcctttcattgttcttgggcaatcgcaatttgcaaagttcatttgtccagttttccagttgatttccgggttgtgattcctgagccatggaatccccaacactatatcgtattgtcccagcggtgtcacgtcgaaattgatcctttcttcatgatccgctacagccatagggacaaatcccgattcgaccgtcaggtggcttcccaaattctcaccattcagtcctgagataggctctggctgcgccttctcaattcctaagatccccaattgtcgctggaatctaggatccatgtaatttccagtagctcctgagtcaaccatcactctggctagttgattgagaactggtgtcgtaaacttcaagtggtatcctcgctgtgtcgctgataggcttgcttgccatcttggttgccgtagacgtcgtggacttgggtagtaatccttgggttcgaagtgaactatgcagtcatcttcataacatgcagtccagtgcatacttgaatgctctgggtgcaatagatatcccctgcatgcacagttccaatcccaacaaggacaactgtcattgtatttcctaggtcgttctgggaaataatgcgccattttctttcgatcgtaatgttctccacaggcgtgactataacacacaatccaaggtaattggttgtgctttgggtgctctcgatagtgcacgcaatcacaccaatcatacttgcatgagctgtggatggggcctcgtagtcgtttggtcgtgatgtcccgtaggtatccccatagttctccgttgttctgtccacagtggtggcatgtgtatgggtgctggtcgcattgcTGTAGGTGTtcttcccaagtttcgttcgttcgttcccaacatttcaagttctgatgtgggcagtatgtaatcaattcattgaatagttccttcaatcctttagagagcctcttggggttctcctgaagtgagataacaacatcatcaatgaagtacgcggcaacgtcggtattcgtttcttcgtcggcttttcgttgttccgtataccgtttggaccatagctgttgcttcaaaatagggctatacacactggacttcgtgtatccctcattatcttctgccagactctgttcttcttgttcatcattttcgggagttgcgttctgaggtgtctccggtatctcatggagttcctccacgttgggatcgtggccattccactgagcaccgtactcttcgtcaaggaaatcattaactggccaatcttggttgggcagttcgccgagtgatttctcatgaactggctcattgatggctttttcggacccatccgtccttatatgggctttgtcgcttccgctgtcggatcccaccgtccgttcattgggccaatattcttcttcgcttgaactcatgatctcatcaatttcctctgtcgtgagggtcgtctgttcttccatcaacctcctcaatgggctcaggttgggtacaatcatagttctgggtctccatggtcctccatgctcatccgaagcctcttgcgtgtgccatccagaatcattcgttgctctgagttcagggttcacaattcctgtggtgtcatacgctcctctctcctgggtagcgtgcagttgcttgttatcgtctcgttgttgctgaggcctaacgttctgtcgttgcctgcatgccttcgtcatgtggcccggctttccacatgtgaagcaaagtttctctttccttcttcgttctctttccttgtcggatacgaagggcctatgctgtgtggcatccagctccatcggtcgtggtccatagggatcttcatacccttggcttcgtggttgagctggtcgtttatcgttcgatcgatagtggctcgttcgtgggtttcctctaaaggtgttcccatatcgtgactccttctgtctgactctaaggtcatacagggtgttgtcaatcttgacggctcgttcaaagagttcgttcaatgaagtcggtcgttccatccaaaccagtttctcctgaatctctggtttcaacatttcctcgaatttcgcaatgtacatcgtctcgtcccaattcagatgggtgatgatctgctggaaatcagataccaacttggctactgatcctgtctgtttgagtcgccatagctttcgttcagcgttccgtgtggcgtcaatatctccgaatgttccctggagtcgtttcttgaattcagtgaagctgctgaaaacctcggtggtattgtcgttatggtattgttcatctttctcctggaagtcacgcaaggtaggttcaaaccaatcaaatgctggtccagtcaagtaagttgctgcaagtaggactttgtcggattcaaatatgagcttgctccggttcatgcggacatacaagtccaattgagtgatgaagggtcgcaacttgtatcgagtaccatcaaagggttccggtggtcgaactttgatagctttggctgactgtcgttcttccaaagtagtgatgctttcctgcagctggctaaccattccaaagagttcttcataagtcggagttcgtccctcagatccacgagaggatctagg from Aspergillus chevalieri M1 DNA, chromosome 1, nearly complete sequence includes the following:
- a CDS encoding uncharacterized protein (COG:S;~EggNog:ENOG410Q1H7), producing MPKSNPRRDRLADKIDKEGFFSPPCLRCSEMSASNMSCECKRISSNRKCNNCVRSGVKCERDFHNERKWQNLERDRMRLAADLEDAERSNDEALARLSETSAKLARLRKHKRFLEARNKAMLENDVALLEELDSQVSWPVAETASLDAQLAAVTDDPSLSQMMNSPSFWENFDSAVAGGIPSPTGGNQSSSQ